In the Thermodesulfobacteriota bacterium genome, one interval contains:
- a CDS encoding type II toxin-antitoxin system HicB family antitoxin has protein sequence METKLKTIYWKSKKFWVGKLIDHPEVMTQGKTLKELEENIIEAYKLLILDEVPEKHEVKEIAVAV, from the coding sequence ATGGAAACTAAGCTTAAGACGATTTATTGGAAGAGTAAAAAGTTTTGGGTTGGCAAGCTTATTGACCACCCTGAGGTTATGACCCAAGGAAAAACATTAAAAGAATTGGAAGAAAACATCATTGAGGCCTATAAACTTTTAATTTTAGATGAAGTTCCTGAAAAACATGAAGTTAAAGAGATAGCTGTTGCAGTATGA